In Planctomycetia bacterium, one genomic interval encodes:
- a CDS encoding SPOR domain-containing protein: protein MRDGDGVSIARWHLKDAGRALTRWGAMVIAVTGAGILAACVEREGMSEHPPWLSWALAPLLPESSSGRDLQGTEEPPPQIETASGQAAPVTTAGDALPNPGFVLIGPAAPPAGEQDPAVAVEATREVQTWLLQMVSRGVMREIFVDPSKAHADPVGHYFVQIGSHQDIRLAERQLAAARGRFEAVLGGAQTRIQPVDLAARGRFYRAHIGPFTSAAGARAICDTLMQQKQDCIAVAERQAPQAGPTVQPARATTAAREGRSRVDLAEAGRGDSSLYAEKPSARDPDPEQRADALPLFTAPGLAGVPD from the coding sequence ATGCGCGATGGGGATGGGGTGTCGATTGCTCGCTGGCATCTCAAAGACGCTGGTCGGGCGTTGACACGCTGGGGCGCGATGGTGATCGCTGTTACAGGAGCCGGGATCCTGGCGGCGTGCGTCGAACGCGAAGGAATGTCCGAACACCCACCGTGGCTAAGCTGGGCCCTGGCGCCTTTGTTGCCGGAAAGCTCATCGGGTCGCGACCTGCAGGGCACGGAGGAGCCGCCACCGCAGATCGAGACGGCCAGCGGTCAAGCCGCGCCGGTCACGACGGCGGGCGACGCGCTCCCGAATCCGGGCTTCGTGCTCATCGGGCCTGCGGCCCCGCCTGCCGGAGAGCAGGATCCCGCCGTCGCCGTCGAAGCGACGCGGGAAGTTCAAACGTGGCTTCTGCAAATGGTCTCGCGCGGAGTCATGCGGGAAATATTCGTCGATCCTTCAAAGGCGCACGCCGATCCTGTCGGCCACTACTTCGTTCAAATCGGCTCGCACCAGGATATTCGCCTCGCCGAGCGGCAGCTTGCAGCCGCCCGTGGCCGCTTCGAGGCGGTGTTGGGCGGCGCACAGACGCGTATTCAACCCGTCGATCTTGCGGCGCGGGGGCGCTTTTACCGTGCGCACATCGGGCCGTTCACTTCGGCCGCCGGCGCCCGCGCCATCTGCGACACGCTCATGCAGCAAAAGCAGGATTGCATCGCGGTGGCGGAGCGCCAGGCGCCGCAGGCGGGCCCAACGGTTCAGCCCGCGCGCGCGACCACAGCCGCACGGGAAGGCCGGAGCAGGGTCGATCTGGCGGAGGCGGGCCGCGGCGATTCAAGCCTGTATGCCGAGAAGCCAAGCGCTCGCGACCCCGACCCCGAGCAACGCGCGGACGCCTTACCCCTGTTCACCGCTCCCGGCTTGGCGGGCGTGCCGGACTAG